A segment of the Rickettsia bellii RML369-C genome:
TGTGATTTAAGTATTTTTTCTAATTCTATTTTATCATCTTCTTTTATTTTAGTCAAAGTATACGATATAGCTGATTTTACATAATCAACTCCAATATTGGAACCAGCAAACTCCGGTAAAATATCGGCTATTTGTTGCCATCTTGGTAATAAATCAGGCTCATTTATATATTTCATTAAAATTTGCAATGGAGCAAGCCAAGGATTTTCTTTTAATTTTTCGTCAGATATATCACGCAAGTTGATAAGCTGATAATCATTGCTCCAAGTAGATTTTACTAACTCACTATTTTCAAACAAATCCCACAAGTTTAAAGGAGCAGTATATTTTTTATGATCATTTGAATATATTAACGGATATATAAAAGGAAACTTTTTAGAATCGGGATACGAATTTAAGTGTCTCTCAGCAATATTTAACATATATTTGAACAAGCGAAAAGCCATAAAATAATCTGAACTACTTTGGTGTTCTGCAAGCAAATATAGATAACCCTCTCTATCATTTATTTTAACAGAAAACAAAATATCCGTGATTGATTCTTTAAGGTTTGGCTCTATAAAGCTATCATTTTCTAACGTTAAAGTAGTAGGCGAGAATAAAGCTTTTATAGAGGATGGCAAATGCATATTAAAAAATTCTCTTGCTACTATCGGATTTGATAAAGCTTTTTGGAAAAACTTATCATGCTTTATTTTATCAGGCATTAATATTATCTTGTAACTAATAGAAAAGTATTATACAAGATTTTCTATTATAAGTATATATCTAACAAATAAAAAATTTAGCTAATTTTTCAAGCTCATCTAGTATACCGCAAATACTTCAAAAGTTGGTAAGTCAAATAAGCGGTGAGTCTGCGAAAGCCGTTACTTAATACGTGAGCACAGACGAATCCCGAAATTTGGCTTGCCAAATCTTGAAGTATTAAAGGTATATACTTAACTCACCAAATTTTTCTTATATGTTTCTTTATAAAACTTTAGAATTATAGAGGATACTAAAGCAAGTGCAATTAAATAATATGAGATTGCATAATTATCGCCGGTCATTTTCGTTAATAACATTGCTACCATCGGAGCAGTACCACCAAATATAGCAGCAGCAAGATTATAAGAAAGTGCTACGCCGGTAAATCTTACACTAGTTGGGAATATTTCTACTAATACCGTCGGTATAGGTCCCATATAAACAGCTATAATTCCGGCAAATAATATCTGTGAGATAATTGCTAAAGCAAAATTCATTGATCCAAGGCAAATAAAAATAGGATAAACTAATAGAATTAATAAAATAATACCGCATATTAGTACAGGACGACGCCCTACTCTATCTGAAATATAAGCGGATATAGGAAATACAATCATCATAACAACTAATATTATGCTACTTACAATAACGCTTTGCTGGTTAGTATATCCAAGAGTTTGCATAAAATTGCCGATAAAAACTGTTGAAGTATAAAAAGGAGCTGTGACTGTAATATAAAGCCCAAGTGCTATAATTAGCTCCTTTGGGTATTTTGTTAAGGTTTCCCGTAGAGGAAAACGTGCTAGCCTACCGTTCTCTTTAGCTTTTTTATAAATAGGGCTTTCTGATAGATTTTTTCTAATATATAAACCTACTGAACTAATGAATAATCCGGCAATAAAAGGTATTCTCCAGCCCCATTCAAATAGCATATCGGCAGGCATGAAGTAGGAAAAGCTAGCTGCAGTTATTACCCCAAGCAACATACCTCCGCACATACTTACGAATGATGCACTACCCGCAATTCCACGCTGTTCTATCGATGCATGTTCGACTATATACGAAATACAAGCACTAAATTCTCCGCCTAAAGAAAAGCCTTGAATAAGTCTGATAATAGTGAGAATAATAGGAGCAGCAATTCCGATGGTTTTATAGCCCGGGAGCAATCCTATTCCTGCCGTCGGTACTGCCATAGTTATAATGCCGACTACTAAAGCAATACGTCTACCGAATCTATCGCCGATATTACCGAAAACAATCCCGCCAAGTGGGCGGACTATAAAACCTGCAGCAAATACCGCAAAAGTTAAGGTGTCACGAGTTTCGGCATTTGGAAAAAAATGCTGACCTATAATATAAGCAAATTGTGCATACAATATATTCTCATACCACTCTAAGGCATTACCTATCATGCCTGATATTACTACTTTTTTCATTTAAAACTATTATATTGATATTAACAGAATAATAAGGTGAATATTTTACATTCTCAAGTAAAAATATATCTTAGATGAGTTTTAAAAAAGATTAAATAATAATTATGCTTTGAAAATAATTAAAAATAATTTTCAAATATTAACTTGCATTAATAAATCTTATAATTATTATCTAACTTTTACTTATTAGTTAATTTTAATGCAAAAATATATTATTTTATCAATATTAGCTTCTTGCTTATTAATGAGCTGTAATTCAATTAACAATAAAAATTTATCTCAAGGCAAAGAAGTTCTAACACTATTTCCTTTAGAGAAATACGACCAAAATGTTTCTACTTGGTTAAATCCTGATGATCCTAATTATAATACTCCATTATTAAATGCAGATACGCAGCAGAAATATTTTGAATTATTTTACGAGCATAACTGTGGTAAATTATCTCCGTGGGATCAAAATTTTGTTAATATAGTTCTGCATAAAACTTCTCCGGAAGATATAGTATCTATACAAGAAGAAATAATTAGTAAATATAGCAATAGAGGTAAAAAAGCAGAAAACGATATAGGTTATGCTGAAAATTATCGTCCTTACTCACCTGCTTGGGCTGATCAAATTACTTATAATATGAATATAGCTCAATTCGCTAATTTAGATTATAACCCTAATAATAGAGGTATAGCTATTGATAATTTATATGCTAGAGCATTGCCAACAAATGATGTGCATTTTTACAGTAATAAAATTGCCGGTCAGGGGTATCCTTTCGATAATCTTCAAGAAACTGCTATTTGGGCAGGAACACCTTTATATGTAGTTGGAACTACTATGGATAAAAGTTGGTCTTTAGTAATAACACCTTCTTCATTTATAACTTGGGTAGAAAGTAAGGGTATAGCTAGAACATCAAGCAAGTTTATAGATAGCTGGCGAAAAGCAGCTAAATTAAAGCTTGGTGCGATTACTCAAACAAATACAAATATTATAGATTTAAATGGAAGGTCTTTATTTACTGCTTATATAGGCTCAGTATTTCCTATAGTAGATAGTAAAGATACCTCAAATAAAAAATTAATGATACCAGTAGTAGAAAATAATCAAGCTATTATTAAACATGTATCAGTACCTAATGAAAATGTTAAAGCTATGCCTTTAGACTTTACTAGGCATAATATGGCAAACCTTATGAGTAGTTTAATAGGTAGACCTTATGGTTGGGGAAATATGTATTTTTATAATGATTGTTCTGCAGAATTAAAAAATCTTTTTACACCTTTTGGTATATGGCTACCTAGAAACTCAGGTGCTCAGGCAGAATTTATTAAGGAAAATTTCTATGCAGTTGATATGAGTGCTGCTACTTCGTTAGAAAGATTATCTTATCTAATGAAAAATGGAAAACCTTTTCTTACTATAATACATATTGAAGGACACGTATTTTTATATATAGGTAATTATCCCAACGTTCATAATAAAGAAAGTACCTTAATGGCTATGACCTATCAAAATATATGGGGATTGCGTCCTAAAAACGAAAATAGTCGTATTGTGATTGGAGGAAGCCTGTTTCTGCCATTATTACTGGGGTATCCGGAAGCTCCTAAAGCTCAATCGCTTGCTGATAAGAAACGTTTTGAAATATTATATTTAACTAATTAATTTATCTATCTATGTTTTTCATTTCCTAGTTTCTTATCTAATTTGATGTTTAATTTAGTTGGTGTTGTTATTATGCTCTTTTGAATATTTTGTCTTTTTTCTTGAGATAATAAATTTTCATTATTATTGGATATTTTCGCTATAATCTGATTAATATTATTCTGCTCTAGTTTTATCGCTTTATCGTTATTTAAAATTAGTCCCCCAATTTTTTCACCAATTTTAGGAGCATATTTTACGGCAAAAATTGAAACAGGCAAAACTACAATAGAAAAAGCTGCCCCTGCTGTTGCAACGCTAATCGCTCCGACTAAAAGGGCACAAGCAGCACCAGCAATTTTTCCGGTAGTTTGTTTAAATAGATTACTTCTTCTTGTAAGTTCTGAAGATATCTCTAATACTTTACTAAATTCTTGTTGTATATAAGTGTTTACTTCATTAGGGGTTTTGTACTTATTTATGCCATATCTTAAAGATGTACGAAATAATTTTGCGTACGATTGTGCATAATTAATTATTTCGTCGAAATTCTTTTCTTTTAAAAGAACTTTAAACACGTTTTTTATTTTTAATTTTTCTTCGCTACTTATTTTTTCAGCTCCAAAATACATTTCTACTAGATTTTCTGCTACGATATCCTGTGATTGTTCGGAAATATTTTGATTATTTTGATCTTCTGGAGTAATCAGAATTACAAATAATTTTAGAGCTAGAGAAAAACTATCATCATTAATAACACGTAGCCTTAAGTGATTTTTAAGCCTTGAAATACATGCATTTATATATTTTTTAGCTTCAGGTTTTGAATTAAGTCTTACCGCATAATCTATAGCAAGCATATTTGCAAGAGTTGAGCAGGTAATTTCGGTAAGGTTATTAATAAAATTATTAATAATGTCTTTTTTAAATAAAGTAATATCTATATTATTCATGTTGAAGATAATTCTCGTATATATAATATTAATTTGGCATAAATAAGGTTAGGAGGGTGAGCTACTGAAAGTTTGTAAATATTTTTAGGTGTTAATACTTCTTCATTTCGTACTCTTACAAATGATATAAGTGTGTTAGGCGGCATATAAGAATAGATTTCATGAAATATTTTTAGGAAAGTTATAAAATCCACAGCTGCATATTTTATATTTATACTATAATTATTTACACGAATATTTTCATTTTCGTTTTCGATTGCCGGAATATTATTTTTAAAAAATACTGAGTTTATTGATATATCTATAGGTTCTAGTAGATTATATTTATTGCTTAAACCTTTTATTTTAGGAATTAATTCTTGATAATTTAAGCAGGTTACTTTATTTGGTAAACTTAAATCGACATATTTCTTATAGGATTCTAAAATTTCTTCTTTAGAATTTTGTACGGAATAAAGCTTTAATACTTCTTCAGTTAAACTTTCTTGAGCTAATTGTTTATCAAGAATTGATTGTGCATATTCTTGCTGTAAACTTTTTATTACCCAAACAGTTAATGAAATAAAGAAAAAATATATAATAAATTGAAAGAATATAAGATTCTTTAAATACACAATATATATTTTTGAAACATCTCTTTACCTTAAATAATTTAAGTTTTTTCGTCAATGATACTAACAAATAAAGGGATTTCTACTCTATTTGATATATCAATTATTTTATCCTTATATATAACGTAATCTATATACAAATGAGGTAATTTATTTTTTACGCTTGTCATATGATCATTAAGCATTTTGATTGACTCATCTACCGAGATGCCTTGAGTATTGTAATTAAGCAATAGTTTAATTAATAAATGTTTTTTTGAGACCAGTAAAATATTATCTATATTTGTTAATTCCCATTTTATTTCTTTTACTTTAAAAGATGGATTAAGGGTAATAATAAGTTTTTCAAGTAGTTCAAATGGTAATGGTACTGGTGCTTCCAGTAATTTGTCTATTACGTATAAGTCAGCAAGGCTAGTAGTATTTTTAATATATGGATATTTATATTTTATATTATCATATTCTTGATTTGTGGCATAATATTTTTCATTAATAAAGTTAGTGTCTTTATAATTTGTATCTGTACGATATTTCATAACACCAGCAGTAATTATTAGTGTTGCAAGTAATGCAGCAGATAATTTAAATGTTAAGCTTCTTATAATAGTTAGCTTTTTTATTGATTTTAGATAACTATTAGAAGCAGGAAAGTTTTTATGCTTGATAAGTAATTTACTGATATTTGTATCTATAAGCCGAGTATTCTCTAGATTCGGTTCGTTTAATATGTCATCAACTGGAACAAGGATTACACGATAATCTTCAAAGCTTATAGGCTCTAATAAAGATTTTAATTCTTCATCTACTATAAGAATAATGCAAACTTCTTTATTGAGATTATTGATATAGTTTTTAAATAATATAAAACAGTCATTAATTTCCTGTTCTATAATACCTTGAACATAGCTAGCTGTCTTATCAAATGGATATTCAAAATTTATAATGGTGATTATATTATTTTTATGTTTGATAATGAACTTTATACCGCTAGCTTGTGTTGCAAAAGCACAAATTTGAAAATAATTTGCAAATTTATTATTTTCTACATTTTGAACTATTTTATTGATAATAACTTGTAGTTCTAGTGTTAAAAAATACATTCCTTTAAAATTAAACAATCTATTTTCTATTACGCATGAAACTATATCGCTTAAAGGAGCTTTTAAAGGAGATGACATAATTAAAAGCGACCAAATCTCGCTTGGTTGAGAAGTAACCTCATAAACACAATGAGCTATAATATCTTCTTTTTCAAAATACCCTGCAATAAATTGTTCAATAGGATCTATCTTGACTATAGATTGCAATACTGGCAACTGATCATGACGCATCTTGCATTCAGTATTATCAAGTAAAAAGTAAATATCGCTTTTGGAAAATTTATTAAAAAAATTCTTATATAAGCTTAAATCAATTTGTTCTTCTTCCTTATAAGGAATAAATAATTTATCTAATATTTTATCGCCAAGAAAAGCACTAAGAAAAATGCCTTTATTGCCTAATAAAACTACAATATTTTTTTTCAGTTTAAATAAGTCAAAAATATTTTTCATGAATATTTTTTATAAATTAAGTTTATTTTGATTATAATTCATTATATATAATTAATTTTTATACTTATCATAATATATATGTCTAAATTTACCACCGAAGAAATTAGAAGTAAATTCATATCTTACTTTAAAGCAAATAATCATACGCATGTAAGTAGCAGTCCGCTCATTCCGCATAACGATCCGAGCCTTATGTTTGTTAATTCTGGTATGGTACAGTTTAAAAATGTCTTTACTGGGCAAGAAAAAAGACCGTACGACAAAGCAGTAACCAGTCAAAAATCGCTACGGGCAGGCGGAAAACATAATGACCTTGAAAATGTTGGCTATACCGCAAGGCATCATACGTTTTTTGAGATGCTCGGTAATTTTTCTTTCGGTGATTATTTTAAAGAGCAGGCTATATATTATGCTTGGAATTTATTAACTAAAGAGTTTGAATTACCAAAGGATAAGCTTTATGCAACAGTTTATCACACTGACGACGAAGCAGCCTCTTATTGGAAAAAAATAGCAGGGTTTTCGGATGATCGCATAATCAGAATTAAAACGAATGATAATTTTTGGTCAATGGGTGATCTAGGTCCATGCGGTCCGTGTTCAGAAATATTTTATGATCATGGTGAGCAAATATATGGTGGTTTACCTGGCACCAAAGATGAAGATGGTGACCGCTTTATCGAAATTTGGAATATGGTATTTATGCAATATGAACAGATTAATAAAGACACCAGAATAGATTTGCCGAAGAAGTCGATTGATACTGGCATGGGTCTTGAGCGTATGACAGCAGTGCTACAGCATGTTAATAATAATTATGATATAGATTTATTCCAAGAAATAATTAGTTTCACAGAAAATATATTAAAGGTGAAAGTAGAGGCAGAGGCAAAATTCTCATACCGTGTTATTGCTGATCACTTAAGAGCTTGTAGCTTTTTGATAGCTGATGGGGTAGTGCCATCAAGTGAGGGACGTGGTTACGTGCTACGCCGCATTATGAGAAGAGCTATGCGTCACGCTCATATACTAGGGTCAAAAGAGCCGCTAATGTATAAGTTACTGCCGAAACTTGTTGATTTAATGGGCAATACTTATCCTGAGCTTAAAAGAGCTGAGAGCTTTATAAGTAGTATATTGGAGCAGGAAGAAATTAGATTT
Coding sequences within it:
- a CDS encoding Rpn family recombination-promoting nuclease/putative transposase, which encodes MPDKIKHDKFFQKALSNPIVAREFFNMHLPSSIKALFSPTTLTLENDSFIEPNLKESITDILFSVKINDREGYLYLLAEHQSSSDYFMAFRLFKYMLNIAERHLNSYPDSKKFPFIYPLIYSNDHKKYTAPLNLWDLFENSELVKSTWSNDYQLINLRDISDEKLKENPWLAPLQILMKYINEPDLLPRWQQIADILPEFAGSNIGVDYVKSAISYTLTKIKEDDKIELEKILKSHLNPELGVIIMGSLAHRWEQQGIEKERARSAIKIKKEKINIAKKMLTRNKPLDEIIDFTGLKKEEIEKLKT
- a CDS encoding MFS transporter → MKKVVISGMIGNALEWYENILYAQFAYIIGQHFFPNAETRDTLTFAVFAAGFIVRPLGGIVFGNIGDRFGRRIALVVGIITMAVPTAGIGLLPGYKTIGIAAPIILTIIRLIQGFSLGGEFSACISYIVEHASIEQRGIAGSASFVSMCGGMLLGVITAASFSYFMPADMLFEWGWRIPFIAGLFISSVGLYIRKNLSESPIYKKAKENGRLARFPLRETLTKYPKELIIALGLYITVTAPFYTSTVFIGNFMQTLGYTNQQSVIVSSIILVVMMIVFPISAYISDRVGRRPVLICGIILLILLVYPIFICLGSMNFALAIISQILFAGIIAVYMGPIPTVLVEIFPTSVRFTGVALSYNLAAAIFGGTAPMVAMLLTKMTGDNYAISYYLIALALVSSIILKFYKETYKKNLVS
- a CDS encoding SH3 domain-containing C40 family peptidase yields the protein MQKYIILSILASCLLMSCNSINNKNLSQGKEVLTLFPLEKYDQNVSTWLNPDDPNYNTPLLNADTQQKYFELFYEHNCGKLSPWDQNFVNIVLHKTSPEDIVSIQEEIISKYSNRGKKAENDIGYAENYRPYSPAWADQITYNMNIAQFANLDYNPNNRGIAIDNLYARALPTNDVHFYSNKIAGQGYPFDNLQETAIWAGTPLYVVGTTMDKSWSLVITPSSFITWVESKGIARTSSKFIDSWRKAAKLKLGAITQTNTNIIDLNGRSLFTAYIGSVFPIVDSKDTSNKKLMIPVVENNQAIIKHVSVPNENVKAMPLDFTRHNMANLMSSLIGRPYGWGNMYFYNDCSAELKNLFTPFGIWLPRNSGAQAEFIKENFYAVDMSAATSLERLSYLMKNGKPFLTIIHIEGHVFLYIGNYPNVHNKESTLMAMTYQNIWGLRPKNENSRIVIGGSLFLPLLLGYPEAPKAQSLADKKRFEILYLTN
- a CDS encoding RP853 family protein; the protein is MNNIDITLFKKDIINNFINNLTEITCSTLANMLAIDYAVRLNSKPEAKKYINACISRLKNHLRLRVINDDSFSLALKLFVILITPEDQNNQNISEQSQDIVAENLVEMYFGAEKISSEEKLKIKNVFKVLLKEKNFDEIINYAQSYAKLFRTSLRYGINKYKTPNEVNTYIQQEFSKVLEISSELTRRSNLFKQTTGKIAGAACALLVGAISVATAGAAFSIVVLPVSIFAVKYAPKIGEKIGGLILNNDKAIKLEQNNINQIIAKISNNNENLLSQEKRQNIQKSIITTPTKLNIKLDKKLGNEKHR